The proteins below come from a single Tissierella sp. MB52-C2 genomic window:
- the murG gene encoding undecaprenyldiphospho-muramoylpentapeptide beta-N-acetylglucosaminyltransferase: MKYLITGGGTGGHIYPALAIANEIRSKDKIADILYVGTEKGLESELVPKEGFQFKTIRVKGMPRRINKESFIALKELLHGINDAKKIIKDFKPDVVIGTGGYVCGPVVYMAKKKKLPAIIHEQNAFPGITNKILSRYVDKVLVTFDEAKKYFKYPDRVVNVGNPIREEIVKINSEESYKTLDIEKNVPLILSFGGSGGQKKLNDAMYYFIKESIERKDVQVIHVTGKRFYEEFINRLNRDNIKLPKNIKVYSYFYEIPEALNIASLVITSSGAITLAEISAVGVPSILIPKAYTAENHQEYNARAFSDKGASVLMLEKDLNHKDFSNTINKLIKDEERLTKMARASKSLGKVDAAKRIVNIINEIAKK, from the coding sequence ATGAAGTATTTAATTACAGGAGGAGGTACAGGAGGACATATCTATCCTGCATTGGCAATAGCAAATGAAATAAGAAGTAAAGATAAAATAGCTGATATTCTTTATGTAGGTACTGAGAAGGGACTAGAAAGTGAATTGGTGCCCAAAGAAGGCTTTCAATTTAAAACCATAAGAGTTAAGGGAATGCCAAGAAGAATAAATAAGGAATCTTTCATAGCTTTAAAGGAACTTTTACATGGTATAAACGATGCAAAAAAGATTATAAAGGATTTTAAGCCAGATGTGGTAATAGGTACAGGTGGATATGTATGTGGGCCAGTAGTATATATGGCAAAGAAAAAAAAGCTTCCTGCTATAATACATGAGCAAAATGCTTTTCCGGGGATTACAAATAAAATACTTTCTAGATATGTAGATAAGGTTTTAGTAACCTTTGACGAGGCGAAGAAATACTTTAAATATCCAGATAGAGTAGTAAATGTAGGTAATCCAATTCGTGAAGAAATCGTAAAGATTAATAGTGAAGAATCATATAAAACTTTAGATATAGAGAAGAATGTCCCACTTATTTTATCATTTGGTGGTAGTGGTGGGCAAAAAAAACTAAATGATGCCATGTATTATTTCATAAAGGAATCTATAGAAAGAAAAGATGTTCAAGTAATTCATGTAACAGGCAAAAGATTTTATGAAGAATTTATAAATAGGTTAAATAGAGATAATATAAAATTACCTAAAAATATTAAAGTCTATTCATATTTTTATGAGATACCTGAAGCTCTTAATATAGCCTCCCTTGTAATTACCAGCTCAGGAGCTATTACACTGGCTGAAATATCTGCTGTAGGTGTACCAAGTATTCTTATACCAAAGGCTTATACGGCAGAAAATCATCAAGAATACAATGCCAGAGCCTTTAGTGACAAGGGAGCTTCAGTGTTGATGTTGGAGAAGGATTTAAACCATAAGGACTTTAGTAATACTATAAATAAACTAATTAAAGATGAAGAAAGATTAACTAAGATGGCAAGGGCTAGTAAGTCTCTTGGAAAAGTCGATGCGGCAAAAAGAATAGTTAATATAATAAACGAAATAGCTAAAAAATAA
- the nrdR gene encoding transcriptional regulator NrdR, whose protein sequence is MKCPFCAYFESKVIDSRPTDEGQAIRRRRECMKCCKRFTTYEKIEEIPLIVVKKDGNRQAFNRNKLLNGIIKSCEKRPVSIITIENIVDEIEKSLYNSLEREVKSDEIGEMVMNKLKDIDEVSYVRFASVYRQFKDLNSFMEELKKILDEGNENRR, encoded by the coding sequence ATGAAATGTCCATTTTGTGCATATTTTGAGTCAAAAGTAATAGATTCTAGACCTACCGATGAAGGACAAGCAATTCGTAGGAGAAGAGAATGTATGAAATGCTGTAAAAGATTTACTACCTATGAAAAGATAGAAGAGATACCTCTTATAGTAGTGAAAAAAGATGGTAATAGGCAAGCTTTTAATAGAAACAAGCTATTAAATGGAATCATAAAATCTTGCGAAAAAAGACCAGTATCTATAATAACCATTGAAAATATAGTAGATGAAATAGAAAAATCACTTTATAACTCCTTAGAAAGAGAAGTAAAATCCGATGAAATTGGTGAAATGGTTATGAATAAATTAAAGGATATAGATGAAGTATCTTATGTAAGATTTGCCTCTGTATATAGACAGTTTAAAGATTTGAATTCTTTTATGGAGGAATTAAAAAAAATTTTAGATGAGGGAAATGAGAATAGGAGATAG
- the sigG gene encoding RNA polymerase sporulation sigma factor SigG, translating into MHISKVEICGVNTAKLPVLTNEQMQKLFVKIKAGDLQAREEFIQGNLRLVLSIIQRFNRRGEHVDDLFQVGCIGLIKAIDNFDLSQNVRFSTYAVPMIIGEIRRYLRDNNSIRVSRSLRDIAYKALNAREQLINKNSKEPTVYEIAEELGLPKEDVVFALEAIQEPVSLFEPIFHDSGDAIFVMDQVKDDKAEDEVWLREIALREAMTKLNTREKQILNLRFYEGKTQMEVAEEIGISQAQVSRLEKNALRQMRKYV; encoded by the coding sequence ATGCATATATCTAAAGTTGAAATATGCGGAGTAAACACTGCAAAGCTTCCAGTACTCACTAATGAGCAGATGCAAAAATTATTTGTTAAAATAAAGGCAGGAGATTTACAAGCAAGGGAAGAGTTTATTCAAGGAAATTTAAGATTAGTACTTAGTATAATCCAAAGATTTAATAGAAGAGGAGAACATGTTGACGATTTATTTCAAGTGGGATGTATTGGGCTAATAAAGGCAATTGATAATTTTGATTTAAGTCAAAATGTACGTTTTTCCACTTATGCTGTGCCTATGATCATAGGAGAAATAAGAAGATATTTGAGAGATAATAATTCAATTAGAGTCTCTAGGTCTTTAAGAGATATAGCCTATAAAGCTTTAAATGCTAGAGAACAGTTGATTAATAAAAATTCCAAGGAACCTACTGTATATGAAATAGCAGAGGAGTTAGGATTGCCTAAGGAAGATGTGGTATTTGCCTTAGAAGCAATTCAAGAGCCAGTTTCTCTGTTTGAACCAATATTCCATGATAGTGGAGATGCCATATTTGTCATGGACCAAGTAAAGGATGATAAGGCTGAAGACGAGGTTTGGTTAAGAGAAATAGCTTTAAGAGAGGCCATGACAAAACTAAATACTAGGGAAAAACAAATTTTAAACTTAAGATTTTATGAAGGTAAAACTCAAATGGAAGTCGCAGAGGAAATAGGCATTTCACAGGCTCAAGTATCTAGACTTGAAAAAAATGCCTTAAGGCAAATGAGAAAATATGTATAA
- the sigE gene encoding RNA polymerase sporulation sigma factor SigE — MLKKIKMKLHRFIYRILHKLNLVKGIYYIGSGEVLPPPLNPEEEEYYLSILKTDESVKSILIERNLRLVVYIARKFENTKISIEDLISIGTIGLIKAVNTFDPDKNIKLATYASKCIENEILMYLRRTSKMKSEISLDEPLNTDWDGNELLLSDIMGTEGDIIFKDIEMEVDKALLRQSIDKLSNREKTIIELRFGLHNTNGKEKTQKEVADMLGISQSYISRLEKRIIKRLKKEMVKLM, encoded by the coding sequence GTGTTAAAGAAAATTAAAATGAAATTACATAGGTTTATATACAGGATATTACATAAATTAAACTTAGTTAAAGGAATTTATTATATAGGTAGTGGAGAAGTATTGCCTCCACCATTGAATCCAGAAGAAGAAGAATATTATCTATCTATTCTCAAGACAGATGAAAGTGTAAAAAGTATTTTAATCGAAAGAAATCTAAGACTTGTAGTATATATAGCAAGAAAATTTGAAAATACTAAAATATCTATAGAAGATCTTATATCCATAGGTACCATAGGATTAATTAAAGCCGTAAATACTTTTGATCCAGATAAAAATATTAAACTGGCAACCTATGCATCCAAATGTATAGAAAATGAAATCTTAATGTACTTAAGAAGAACTAGTAAAATGAAATCAGAAATATCTTTAGATGAACCCTTAAATACAGATTGGGATGGTAATGAACTTTTATTATCTGATATTATGGGTACTGAAGGAGATATAATATTTAAAGATATAGAAATGGAAGTGGATAAAGCTCTTTTAAGACAGTCAATTGATAAATTATCAAATAGAGAGAAAACCATAATAGAATTACGATTTGGACTTCATAATACTAACGGAAAAGAAAAGACTCAAAAAGAGGTGGCAGATATGCTTGGGATATCTCAATCCTATATATCTAGACTGGAAAAAAGAATAATAAAAAGATTAAAGAAAGAAATGGTAAAATTGATGTAA
- the murA gene encoding UDP-N-acetylglucosamine 1-carboxyvinyltransferase, giving the protein MEKYIINGGNRLTGELSISGAKNAVLPILAATVISGNKSIISNIPNLRDVQIMKDILLTLGCTVEHEGNTITVDSRPLDKIIVPEELVGEMRSSIILMGAMLSRTGEVIISYPGGCEIGPRPIDLHLKAIRDMGAEIEESHGHLHCKATKLKGAEIQLDYPSVGATENIILAGVRAEGTTIIRNAAREPEIIDLQSYLNKAGAKVSGAGTSVITIEGVEEFKDVNHNIISDRIVAGTIMTAAAITGGDIIINNIVVDHVLSIIAKLREAGVVIYTNGNSMKVMGPRKINSIEMLQTLPYPGFPTDMQAQMMALLSVANGTSVISETVFENRFKHAEELARMGANIKTFGKVAVIKGVKELTGARTTAKDLRGGAALVLAGLVAKGTTEVHDIYHIERGYENLHLILQKLGGDIIKIN; this is encoded by the coding sequence GTGGAAAAGTATATTATAAATGGTGGTAATAGATTAACTGGAGAACTTTCAATTTCAGGAGCTAAGAATGCAGTATTGCCAATATTAGCCGCTACAGTTATAAGTGGAAATAAAAGTATAATATCAAACATCCCTAATCTTAGAGATGTTCAAATAATGAAGGATATATTATTAACTTTAGGGTGTACTGTAGAGCATGAGGGAAATACCATAACAGTTGATTCTAGACCACTAGATAAAATAATAGTACCAGAAGAGTTAGTCGGTGAAATGAGATCTTCTATTATACTAATGGGTGCAATGCTTTCTAGAACTGGGGAAGTTATTATTTCTTATCCAGGCGGTTGTGAAATAGGTCCAAGACCTATAGATTTACATCTTAAGGCCATAAGAGATATGGGGGCAGAAATTGAAGAGTCCCATGGACATCTACATTGTAAGGCAACGAAGCTGAAAGGAGCAGAGATACAATTAGATTATCCATCTGTAGGGGCAACAGAAAATATAATTTTGGCAGGAGTAAGAGCTGAGGGAACAACAATAATTAGAAATGCAGCAAGGGAGCCAGAAATAATTGATTTGCAAAGTTACTTAAATAAAGCTGGAGCAAAGGTTTCTGGAGCAGGAACATCTGTTATAACAATAGAAGGAGTAGAAGAGTTTAAAGATGTAAATCACAATATAATATCTGACAGAATTGTAGCTGGGACTATTATGACTGCTGCAGCAATAACTGGTGGAGATATAATAATCAATAATATTGTTGTAGATCATGTATTAAGTATTATAGCAAAATTAAGAGAAGCAGGAGTAGTTATATATACAAATGGTAATTCAATGAAGGTAATGGGACCGAGGAAAATCAATTCTATAGAAATGTTACAAACTTTACCTTACCCAGGATTCCCAACTGATATGCAGGCACAAATGATGGCACTTTTATCTGTGGCAAATGGAACTAGTGTAATCTCCGAGACTGTATTTGAAAATAGATTTAAACATGCAGAGGAATTGGCAAGAATGGGAGCTAATATTAAAACCTTTGGAAAAGTAGCAGTTATTAAAGGAGTAAAAGAGTTAACAGGAGCTAGGACTACAGCAAAAGATTTAAGGGGTGGAGCCGCTTTAGTTTTGGCAGGATTAGTTGCTAAGGGGACTACTGAAGTTCATGATATCTATCATATTGAAAGAGGATATGAAAACTTACATTTAATTTTACAAAAATTAGGTGGAGATATTATAAAGATTAATTAG
- a CDS encoding sigma-E processing peptidase SpoIIGA produces the protein MYVVAEYLFIENFLINYAILQSTKIITRTKTKKSRIFITSTIAALYPFVLFFPILSFLTNFFMKIIISILIVKLAYNSKSLSLYLKQLSAFYVVSFVFAGASIGTYYFTNSYEDILFNYTGINHSIPMKYIFLGVVLGGIMITGIVQYYQEKVSKEKELLDVTIYLNNQKVCFTALTDTGNSLIEPISKSPVFVVEYRVIKDLLPERLKNIYDNNREDDFISIQGVLGDIGDEVILRLIPFKAVGAKNGILLGFKPDYITILEDESEKIYDDLLIGIFNDRLSHDDQYNGLLNISILNGGDLSVKEN, from the coding sequence TTGTATGTAGTAGCAGAATATTTATTTATTGAAAATTTCCTTATAAATTATGCTATTTTACAAAGTACTAAAATAATTACTAGAACAAAGACAAAGAAAAGTCGGATTTTTATTACTTCAACCATAGCAGCTTTATATCCATTTGTTTTATTTTTTCCCATATTAAGTTTTCTGACAAACTTTTTTATGAAAATAATAATATCTATACTCATAGTTAAATTAGCATATAATTCTAAGTCTTTGAGTTTATATTTAAAACAATTATCGGCTTTTTACGTTGTGTCTTTTGTATTTGCAGGAGCAAGTATAGGAACATATTATTTTACAAATAGTTACGAAGACATATTATTTAACTATACTGGGATAAATCATTCTATACCTATGAAGTATATATTTTTAGGAGTAGTCTTAGGTGGAATTATGATTACAGGAATAGTTCAGTATTATCAAGAGAAAGTATCTAAGGAAAAGGAATTATTAGATGTGACAATCTATTTAAATAACCAAAAGGTGTGTTTTACAGCACTTACAGATACAGGAAATTCCTTAATAGAGCCAATATCCAAGTCTCCAGTATTTGTTGTGGAGTATAGAGTAATAAAAGATTTATTACCAGAAAGGTTGAAAAATATATATGATAATAATAGGGAAGATGATTTTATATCTATTCAAGGAGTCTTAGGAGATATAGGTGATGAAGTTATACTGCGGCTTATTCCATTTAAGGCAGTAGGTGCAAAAAATGGTATTCTATTGGGGTTTAAACCAGATTATATTACTATTTTAGAGGATGAGTCTGAAAAAATATATGATGATTTATTAATAGGTATATTTAATGACAGGCTGTCCCATGATGACCAATATAATGGATTATTAAATATAAGTATATTAAATGGAGGGGATTTAAGTGTTAAAGAAAATTAA
- a CDS encoding small basic family protein, translated as MIKLFFALIGILIGAVIGFILPYTYNTAYSLYISVAILACLDSVFGGIRANLEKNFNINIFISGFFGNAVLAAFLAYLGDRLGVPLYYAAIFTFGGRLFENFAKIRRNLLFKRKESN; from the coding sequence GTGATTAAATTGTTTTTTGCACTAATTGGAATTTTAATAGGAGCTGTAATAGGGTTTATTCTGCCTTATACTTACAATACAGCCTATTCACTTTATATATCTGTAGCAATATTGGCTTGCTTAGATTCAGTATTTGGTGGTATAAGAGCTAATCTAGAAAAAAACTTTAATATAAATATATTTATTTCAGGTTTTTTTGGAAATGCAGTTTTAGCAGCATTTCTAGCTTATTTAGGTGATAGATTAGGAGTACCATTATATTATGCAGCTATATTTACTTTTGGAGGACGACTTTTTGAAAACTTTGCAAAAATTAGAAGAAATCTTCTATTCAAAAGAAAAGAATCTAATTAA
- a CDS encoding DUF881 domain-containing protein → MKKDNPKIVLMFFSIIIGIFIATQIKMKLEIYAPVTVKSLQMTKAEIVSINNEISELNKVIKQKEEELKLLENIAQGDDNIIDILIEDIKHNKFHSGRTDLTGPGITITMYDNPEERVVGFDINDDVIHDVDILHILNDLKIAGAEAISINGERVLSTSEIKCGGPTIRVNGRSSATPFVIKAIGDPKLLYASVSAPNTYGDILKNLYNIGFEVESEDYIKIPAFRGTMNFKYAKPVGKGD, encoded by the coding sequence ATGAAAAAAGACAATCCTAAAATCGTCCTTATGTTTTTTAGTATTATAATAGGTATTTTTATAGCCACACAGATAAAGATGAAATTAGAAATATATGCACCAGTTACAGTAAAATCATTGCAAATGACAAAGGCTGAAATTGTATCTATCAATAATGAAATATCAGAATTAAATAAGGTAATAAAACAAAAAGAAGAAGAGTTAAAATTACTGGAAAATATTGCCCAAGGTGACGATAATATTATAGATATTTTAATAGAAGATATTAAGCATAATAAATTTCACTCTGGGAGAACAGATTTAACAGGCCCAGGAATTACTATTACTATGTATGATAACCCTGAGGAAAGAGTAGTAGGATTTGATATTAATGATGATGTAATCCATGATGTAGATATATTGCACATTTTAAATGATTTAAAAATAGCAGGTGCAGAGGCCATAAGCATAAATGGAGAAAGAGTTCTATCAACATCAGAAATAAAATGTGGTGGCCCGACTATTAGGGTAAATGGCAGAAGTTCTGCAACTCCTTTCGTTATTAAGGCTATAGGAGATCCTAAACTATTATATGCATCAGTTAGTGCGCCTAATACTTATGGGGATATATTAAAAAACTTATATAATATAGGCTTTGAAGTTGAATCGGAGGATTATATAAAAATTCCTGCATTTAGGGGAACTATGAATTTTAAATATGCAAAACCAGTAGGAAAGGGTGATTAA
- a CDS encoding YlmC/YmxH family sporulation protein, translated as MFKLSEIREKEIININNGERIGYADDFELNLEEGYIDGIVVGGMGKMLGLFGKNTEMIIPWNDIVRIGTDIILVDYKGELLE; from the coding sequence ATGTTTAAATTATCAGAAATAAGAGAAAAGGAAATAATAAATATAAACAATGGTGAAAGAATAGGATATGCTGATGATTTTGAGCTAAATCTAGAGGAAGGTTATATTGATGGGATAGTAGTAGGCGGAATGGGTAAGATGTTAGGTTTATTTGGGAAAAATACAGAAATGATTATTCCTTGGAATGATATAGTAAGAATAGGTACAGATATTATTTTAGTAGACTATAAAGGTGAATTACTAGAATAG
- a CDS encoding DUF881 domain-containing protein, which produces MKRVKEYIGLTVVSIFLGVILSIQFKTINKTVGEGVMPAQRAQQLAIELKKAQNEREAQGKIIEELETKIKQYEKGEIDKNVYAENLYNDTMKYRMLAGYLDVEGPGIVMEINDPPVDLEFGDGYSISDELDLVLQVISVLNAADAEAISINDQRYTAFTEIEKAGNHIEINGVSTSTPIVIKAIGKPETLESALNLKGGIVTRLRDYDYLVHVRQEPSINISKYRKIKEFIYSSPMEQPAN; this is translated from the coding sequence ATGAAAAGAGTTAAAGAATATATTGGATTAACTGTAGTATCAATTTTTTTGGGGGTTATTTTATCCATCCAGTTTAAGACCATAAATAAAACTGTTGGAGAAGGAGTTATGCCTGCACAAAGAGCCCAGCAATTAGCTATAGAGCTTAAAAAAGCTCAGAATGAAAGAGAAGCACAGGGAAAAATAATTGAAGAACTGGAGACTAAGATAAAGCAATATGAAAAAGGCGAAATAGACAAAAATGTATATGCAGAAAATCTATATAATGATACAATGAAATATAGAATGTTAGCTGGATATTTAGATGTAGAAGGGCCTGGAATAGTTATGGAAATCAATGATCCCCCTGTAGACCTAGAATTTGGCGATGGATATAGTATTTCAGATGAATTAGATTTAGTTCTTCAAGTAATATCTGTTTTAAACGCAGCTGATGCTGAAGCAATATCTATTAATGACCAAAGGTATACGGCTTTTACTGAAATAGAAAAGGCAGGAAATCATATTGAAATTAATGGTGTATCAACGAGTACACCAATAGTGATTAAAGCAATTGGAAAGCCTGAGACATTGGAATCAGCTTTAAACCTTAAGGGTGGAATAGTAACACGACTTAGAGACTATGACTATCTTGTTCATGTACGTCAAGAGCCTAGTATAAATATATCTAAGTATAGAAAGATAAAGGAATTTATTTACTCTAGTCCAATGGAACAACCGGCTAATTAA
- the ftsZ gene encoding cell division protein FtsZ: protein MFDFDVDVDQFAKIKVIGVGGGGNNAVNRMVEHGVRGIDFIALNTDRQALYSSKAEVKLQLGEKLTRGLGAGANPDIGAKAAEENRNEIMESIKGADMIFITAGMGGGTGTGAAPVVAEIAKELGILTVGVVTKPFTFEGPRRLKHAEQGIEELKSKVDTLVTIPNDRLLQVSDKKTTMVEAFMMADEVLKQGIQGISDLIAVPNLINLDFADVKTIMYAKGIAHMGIGRAAGDNRATEAAKQAIKSPLLETSIEGAKSVLLNITGGDDLGIFEVNEAADLIRAAVDKDANIIFGAGIDESLKEELKITVIATGFDQATVEKKQAQEEVNNTGEAAEAKEEAASAADVDELDIPIFLRRRDRKDI, encoded by the coding sequence ATGTTTGATTTTGATGTTGATGTTGATCAATTTGCTAAAATAAAGGTTATAGGTGTGGGTGGTGGTGGAAATAATGCCGTAAATAGAATGGTTGAGCATGGTGTTAGGGGTATTGATTTTATCGCATTAAATACAGATAGACAAGCACTGTATTCTTCAAAGGCAGAAGTAAAGCTTCAATTAGGAGAAAAACTAACGAGAGGTTTAGGTGCTGGTGCAAATCCAGATATTGGAGCAAAGGCTGCAGAAGAAAATAGAAATGAAATAATGGAATCCATAAAAGGAGCCGATATGATTTTTATTACGGCTGGAATGGGTGGAGGAACTGGTACTGGTGCTGCCCCTGTAGTAGCAGAAATAGCTAAGGAATTAGGTATACTTACAGTTGGTGTAGTTACTAAACCATTTACCTTTGAAGGACCTAGAAGGTTAAAACATGCTGAGCAAGGAATTGAAGAGTTAAAGTCTAAAGTAGATACTTTAGTTACTATTCCAAATGATAGATTGCTTCAAGTTTCAGACAAGAAAACTACTATGGTAGAAGCTTTTATGATGGCAGATGAAGTACTTAAACAAGGAATCCAAGGTATATCAGATTTAATAGCTGTACCAAATCTTATAAATCTGGATTTCGCAGATGTTAAAACAATAATGTATGCTAAAGGCATAGCACATATGGGAATTGGTAGAGCTGCTGGAGATAATAGAGCAACCGAAGCAGCAAAGCAAGCAATTAAGTCTCCATTATTAGAGACATCCATAGAAGGAGCAAAGTCTGTACTATTGAATATAACTGGTGGAGATGATTTAGGTATATTTGAAGTCAATGAAGCAGCAGATTTAATTAGGGCAGCTGTAGATAAAGATGCCAATATAATATTTGGTGCAGGTATAGATGAAAGCTTAAAAGAGGAATTAAAAATAACTGTAATTGCAACAGGATTCGACCAAGCTACAGTAGAGAAAAAACAAGCGCAAGAGGAAGTAAACAATACTGGTGAGGCTGCAGAAGCAAAAGAAGAAGCAGCATCTGCCGCTGATGTAGATGAATTGGATATTCCGATTTTCCTTAGAAGAAGAGATAGAAAAGATATATAG
- the pgeF gene encoding peptidoglycan editing factor PgeF translates to MTVIKKYRDKILYYEINGFNEEKRINHLFSTRIGWEQDKIFHNLSYVLDIPEEKIYRAKQVHGTDVLIIKDQDNRDITVEKVDGLITQEKGIALCTYHADCVPIYFYDNIKEVIGMAHAGWKGTLNNINKVMIENMINEFKSNIKDIKVAIGPSISVECYEIGSDVEKLFTDKYPNYLDIIIKKDNSIYLDLWKVNKLNLLSLGIEEKNIFESNFCTGCNLDTLYSYRKENGTKNRMIAAITLN, encoded by the coding sequence ATGACTGTTATAAAAAAATATAGAGATAAGATTTTATACTATGAGATAAATGGATTTAATGAAGAGAAGAGAATAAACCATCTTTTTTCAACTAGAATAGGTTGGGAGCAGGATAAGATATTTCATAATTTATCTTATGTATTAGATATTCCAGAAGAAAAGATATATAGAGCAAAGCAAGTCCATGGAACTGATGTATTAATTATAAAGGATCAAGACAATAGAGATATAACTGTTGAAAAGGTAGATGGACTTATTACGCAAGAGAAGGGCATAGCTCTGTGTACCTACCATGCAGATTGTGTACCTATTTACTTTTATGATAATATAAAAGAAGTAATAGGAATGGCCCATGCTGGCTGGAAAGGTACCTTAAACAATATAAACAAAGTAATGATAGAAAATATGATTAATGAATTTAAATCAAATATTAAAGATATAAAGGTTGCCATAGGTCCGTCTATATCTGTTGAATGTTATGAAATAGGTTCTGATGTGGAAAAGCTTTTTACAGATAAATATCCAAATTATTTAGATATAATCATAAAGAAGGATAATAGTATATATTTAGATCTATGGAAAGTAAATAAATTAAATTTATTGTCTCTTGGAATAGAAGAAAAAAATATATTTGAAAGTAATTTCTGTACAGGTTGTAATTTAGATACCTTATATTCCTATAGAAAGGAAAATGGCACAAAGAATAGGATGATAGCAGCTATTACCTTAAATTAA
- a CDS encoding FtsQ-type POTRA domain-containing protein, with protein sequence MQKLSRVEKKMRRRRFFFRFLLLIILIVSMSVLALNSDFFAINNIKVTGNSKLTKDNIISASSIKLGENIFKISTKLGNENLEKLSYVKDVKIKRKFPREIIINITERKEIIQIKEISSFILVDIEGYILDIVDTENDKLPQLRGLNTEYEKIGDNIFSLEKDNMGIELIKEGQAAKLLSKFKEINMENIGDVNIKLFNGITVAFGALDNVKYKLGLLDTILKDIEKNQRPCTMIVMNKGENPFIVVDD encoded by the coding sequence ATGCAAAAACTTTCACGGGTAGAGAAAAAGATGCGGCGAAGAAGATTCTTTTTTCGATTCTTATTGTTAATTATATTGATTGTTTCCATGAGTGTATTGGCTCTTAATTCAGATTTTTTTGCTATAAATAATATAAAGGTAACAGGAAATAGTAAACTAACGAAGGATAACATAATTAGTGCATCATCTATAAAATTAGGTGAGAATATATTTAAAATAAGTACAAAACTTGGAAATGAAAACTTAGAGAAACTTTCTTATGTAAAAGATGTAAAAATAAAAAGAAAGTTTCCAAGAGAAATTATTATAAATATTACAGAACGTAAGGAAATAATTCAAATAAAAGAAATCTCTTCTTTTATATTAGTAGATATTGAAGGATATATATTGGATATAGTAGATACAGAAAATGATAAATTACCACAATTAAGGGGTTTAAATACAGAATATGAAAAAATTGGGGACAATATATTTTCTTTAGAAAAAGATAATATGGGTATCGAATTGATTAAGGAGGGACAGGCTGCCAAACTTCTTTCTAAATTCAAGGAAATTAACATGGAAAATATTGGTGATGTGAATATAAAACTATTTAATGGGATTACTGTTGCCTTTGGAGCCTTAGATAATGTAAAATATAAGTTAGGTCTATTAGACACGATTTTAAAAGATATTGAAAAAAATCAGAGACCTTGTACAATGATTGTAATGAATAAAGGAGAAAATCCATTTATTGTTGTTGATGATTAG